The following are from one region of the Littorina saxatilis isolate snail1 linkage group LG2, US_GU_Lsax_2.0, whole genome shotgun sequence genome:
- the LOC138958978 gene encoding L-proline trans-4-hydroxylase-like: protein MSVKAYRYEEGKFKVTPETKADFEDKGYILVKNLLNNDELKKIRGVLDDSDVIKKYYYDMDDGAERKSRMCLWNQPGNDVTGMVARSEKVAGTCEKLLGGEVYHYHTKLMMKEAYTGGRFMWHQDYGYWYKNTCLFPDMMTVFIAMDPCRQDNGCLQILEGSHRCGRIDHQPSADQMGADLERVDMVKARCPHRFVEMDPGDALFFHCNLLHTSSQNDGPNRRWAFLCAYNKASNNPVKEHIHPLYTKLDKVPNSAILDCKVDWDADSKAFFTQKKRDEYWEDFGKRSSV, encoded by the exons ATGTCTGTCAAAG CTTACAGATACGAAGAGGGGAAGTTCAAGGTCACCCCAGAGACTAAGGCAGACTTTGAAGACAAAGGCTACATTCTCGTCAA aaatttgctgaACAACGATGAGCTCAAGAAAATCCGCGGTGTTCTTGAtgacagtgacgtcatcaaaaagtATTACTATGAt ATGGACGACGGAGCGGAGAGAAAAAGTCGGATGTGTCTGTGGAACCAGCCTGGGAATGACGTGACAGGAATGGTGGCACGGTCTGAAAAAGTCGCCGGCACCTGTGAAAAG TTGCTAGGAGGCGAGGTGTACCACTATCACACCAAGCTGATGATGAAGGAAGCTTACACCGGAGGGCGATTTATGTGGCATCAGGACTATGG GTACTGGTACAAAAACACCTGTCTGTTTCCTGACATGATGACCGTCTTCATCGCCATGGACCCCTGTCGTCAAGACAACGGATGTCTACAG ATCCTGGAAGGGTCACACCGCTGTGGGAGGATTGACCACCAGCCCTCGGCCGATCAGATGGGAGCGGACCTGGAGAGAGTGGACATGGTCAAGGCGCGCTGTCCTCACAGATTCGTGGAGATGGACCCTG GCGACGCCCTGTTTTTTCACTGCAACCTGTTGCACACCAGCAGTCAGAACGACGGCCCCAACCGTCGCTGGGCGTTTCTCTGTGCCTACAACAAGGCCAGCAACAACCCCGTCAAGGAACACATCCACCCCCTATACACCAAGCTGGACAAG GTCCCCAACTCCGCCATTTTGGACTGTAAGGTAGACTGGGATGCGGATTCCAAAGCGTTCTTCACACAGAAAAAGCGAGATGAATATTGGGAAGATTTCGGCAAGCGATCTTCTGTGTAA